From the genome of Segatella hominis, one region includes:
- the rlmN gene encoding 23S rRNA (adenine(2503)-C(2))-methyltransferase RlmN produces MNDEKKYLLGLTLAELKQVAKDLGMPAFTGGQMAKWLYEQHVKSIDEMTNISKANRAKLAAEYEIGCAGYTDAQHSVDGTIKYLFPIRSGKFVETVYIPDKDRATLCVSSQVGCKMNCLFCQTGKQGFEGSLPAGDILNQIYSLPEVDKLTNIVFMGQGEPMDNLDNVLRATEILTADYGWAWSPKRITVSSVGVKNKLKRFLEESECHVAISMHDPIPSERAELMPAEKGMGIEQVVELLRNYDFSHQRRLSFEYIVFKGVNDSMQHAKAIIKLVKGLDCRFNLIRFHQIPDIPLQGVNDEKMEQFRDYLTSHGVFTTIRASRGQDIYAACGLLSTSKKIGEIREHEDEERSLR; encoded by the coding sequence ATGAATGATGAAAAAAAATATCTTTTGGGGCTTACCCTTGCTGAATTGAAGCAAGTGGCTAAGGACTTGGGTATGCCTGCCTTCACGGGTGGGCAGATGGCTAAATGGCTCTACGAACAGCATGTGAAGAGCATCGACGAGATGACTAATATCTCGAAAGCTAACCGTGCCAAGCTGGCCGCAGAATATGAGATAGGATGTGCCGGATATACCGATGCACAGCACTCCGTAGATGGTACCATCAAGTATCTCTTCCCTATACGCAGCGGAAAGTTTGTAGAGACGGTCTATATCCCCGACAAAGACCGTGCCACGCTCTGTGTATCATCACAGGTGGGATGCAAGATGAACTGCCTCTTCTGTCAGACTGGTAAGCAGGGGTTTGAAGGAAGTTTGCCTGCTGGCGATATCCTCAATCAGATCTACTCCCTGCCAGAGGTGGACAAACTCACCAATATCGTGTTTATGGGACAGGGCGAGCCGATGGATAATCTGGATAATGTATTGCGGGCCACAGAAATCCTGACCGCTGACTATGGTTGGGCATGGAGTCCGAAACGCATCACAGTAAGTTCGGTGGGCGTCAAAAACAAGTTGAAGCGATTCCTCGAAGAGAGCGAGTGCCATGTGGCTATATCGATGCACGATCCGATACCTTCTGAGCGAGCAGAACTGATGCCTGCCGAGAAGGGTATGGGTATAGAACAGGTTGTGGAGCTGCTCCGCAATTATGATTTCTCTCACCAGCGTCGCTTGTCTTTCGAATATATCGTGTTCAAGGGAGTGAACGACAGTATGCAGCACGCCAAGGCAATCATCAAGTTGGTGAAGGGTCTCGACTGCCGTTTCAATCTGATTCGTTTCCATCAGATTCCGGACATCCCGTTGCAGGGCGTCAATGATGAGAAAATGGAACAGTTCCGTGATTATCTCACTTCTCATGGAGTCTTTACGACCATCCGTGCCAGTCGCGGACAGGATATCTATGCAGCTTGTGGCTTGCTCAGTACATCCAAGAAAATCGGAGAAATCAGAGAGCACGAGGACGAAGAACGTTCTTTGCGGTAA
- a CDS encoding MFS transporter has product MVTKKNSRNPWAWIPTLYFAEGLPNVIVTTLSVVMYMQLGLTDAEVGLYTGWLALPWVIKPLWSPFIDLLKTKRWWVLTMQALIGAALAGIAFSLPTAFWFQATMCFFFLIAFCSATHDISADGFYMIELDEHNQTKFVGLRNTFYRLAIIFVNGFLVMLAGVLQVMFRNQISFSWALIFYGLAGIFIGLWLYHSRLMPTPKEDVQTERTVGEVTHELKNMFRTFFTKFGVRETVIVMLFLLFYRFPEALLNTMTKTFILRPNSQGGLGMSPQEYGLANGTVGLIGLLLGGIIGGILVSRDGMKKWLWPMVCAITLPDAVYIYLSYSLNSDIVMVSSCLFVEQFGYGLGFTVLTLYMLFYSQGKFKTSHYSICTGISYLGLMLPGMVSGYLKDILGYRHFFIVVMACCVITFLVTNYLKIDPDFGKKEKEEDEEEMTDDDEEGMTEEEEILEEEVTEEEYLEVKDSSEKQDLQNENEKGNRK; this is encoded by the coding sequence ATGGTAACAAAGAAGAATAGCAGGAATCCATGGGCATGGATCCCTACCCTATATTTTGCAGAGGGACTGCCCAACGTGATCGTGACAACTCTCTCTGTAGTGATGTATATGCAGTTGGGACTCACGGATGCCGAAGTGGGTCTCTATACAGGATGGCTGGCGCTTCCCTGGGTGATCAAACCCTTGTGGAGCCCGTTCATCGATCTGCTGAAAACGAAGCGCTGGTGGGTACTTACGATGCAGGCGCTCATCGGAGCAGCACTGGCTGGCATTGCGTTCTCGCTGCCTACGGCCTTCTGGTTTCAGGCCACCATGTGCTTCTTCTTCCTCATCGCCTTCTGCAGCGCCACCCACGACATCTCTGCCGACGGCTTCTATATGATAGAGCTGGATGAGCACAACCAGACGAAGTTTGTGGGTCTGCGCAACACCTTCTACCGCCTCGCCATCATCTTTGTGAATGGTTTCTTAGTGATGCTGGCTGGTGTGCTGCAGGTGATGTTCCGCAATCAGATAAGCTTCTCGTGGGCACTGATTTTCTACGGATTAGCTGGCATATTCATCGGTCTGTGGCTCTACCATAGCCGCCTGATGCCTACGCCGAAAGAGGATGTGCAGACGGAGAGAACTGTGGGCGAAGTGACTCACGAACTGAAGAATATGTTCCGCACTTTCTTTACGAAATTCGGAGTGAGAGAGACGGTCATCGTGATGCTCTTCCTGCTGTTCTACCGCTTCCCGGAGGCTTTGCTCAATACAATGACCAAGACTTTCATCCTTCGCCCTAACTCGCAGGGTGGTCTGGGCATGTCACCGCAGGAATACGGACTTGCCAATGGTACGGTTGGTCTCATCGGTCTTCTCCTGGGTGGTATCATCGGAGGTATCTTAGTGAGCCGCGACGGTATGAAGAAGTGGCTGTGGCCAATGGTTTGCGCCATCACCCTGCCGGATGCCGTCTATATCTATCTCAGCTATTCGCTCAATTCTGATATCGTGATGGTGTCCTCCTGCCTGTTCGTAGAGCAGTTCGGTTATGGACTGGGCTTCACGGTGCTTACGCTCTACATGCTATTCTACAGTCAGGGCAAGTTCAAGACCTCTCACTACTCCATCTGTACCGGTATTTCCTATCTCGGCCTGATGCTTCCGGGCATGGTTTCGGGTTATCTGAAAGACATCTTGGGATACCGCCATTTCTTCATCGTCGTGATGGCATGCTGCGTAATCACCTTCCTGGTTACCAACTACCTCAAAATAGATCCTGACTTCGGAAAAAAGGAAAAGGAGGAGGATGAAGAGGAGATGACGGATGATGATGAAGAAGGGATGACGGAAGAAGAGGAGATATTGGAAGAAGAGGTGACGGAAGAAGAATATCTAGAAGTCAAGGACTCTTCGGAAAAGCAGGATTTGCAGAACGAAAACGAAAAGGGAAACCGAAAGTAA
- a CDS encoding DUF4837 family protein translates to MMNWKYLRLFLAICFVFMLACCKDGKSNRLPESIGQPYEVVLEGDTNHIVTAILQESVPDMPQPEPMFNIIQVRKGKLTSLYQTVRNRVVVDVDKRNRDFEVKISKDVNAAPQVIIRIKAQTVEQLKSRLDGMRLRQILDESELKHLASVIRQNVEKQKEVKRLFGIDMKIPADMQSSKRGKDFLWLSNNANSGMQSLLIFKLRDFWRGNPYLPSALKPKVDSVLRVNVPGEEDGMYMQLAYISEYLNGCWEMKGDAMGGPYVMKLMSDADFTQGRNVLGKYNALVIIGFVYAPEMKKRNLIKQLEAVLTTIR, encoded by the coding sequence ATGATGAATTGGAAATATCTGAGATTATTTCTTGCAATCTGCTTTGTATTCATGCTGGCTTGTTGCAAAGACGGAAAGAGCAATCGGCTTCCTGAAAGTATCGGTCAGCCCTATGAAGTGGTGCTTGAAGGAGATACAAATCACATCGTAACTGCTATCTTGCAGGAGAGTGTGCCAGATATGCCTCAGCCGGAACCCATGTTCAATATCATACAGGTGAGAAAAGGAAAACTGACAAGCCTGTATCAGACGGTAAGAAACCGGGTAGTCGTGGATGTGGATAAGAGAAATCGTGACTTTGAAGTGAAAATCAGCAAGGATGTCAATGCTGCTCCGCAAGTCATTATCCGTATCAAGGCGCAGACCGTAGAACAGTTGAAAAGCCGCCTGGATGGAATGAGACTCCGCCAGATACTGGACGAATCGGAACTGAAGCATCTGGCGTCTGTCATCCGGCAGAATGTAGAGAAGCAGAAAGAGGTAAAGCGCCTCTTCGGCATCGACATGAAGATTCCTGCTGACATGCAGTCAAGTAAGCGTGGTAAGGATTTCCTGTGGCTGTCAAATAATGCAAACTCGGGTATGCAGAGCCTCCTCATATTTAAGTTGAGAGATTTTTGGCGAGGGAATCCCTATCTTCCATCTGCTCTCAAACCGAAAGTTGACAGCGTACTACGTGTCAACGTGCCAGGTGAGGAGGATGGCATGTACATGCAACTTGCCTATATCAGTGAATATTTAAATGGATGCTGGGAAATGAAGGGGGATGCCATGGGTGGACCCTATGTGATGAAGCTGATGTCTGATGCCGACTTCACACAAGGGCGGAACGTCCTTGGAAAATATAATGCATTAGTCATCATTGGTTTCGTCTATGCGCCCGAAATGAAGAAAAGAAATTTAATCAAGCAGTTGGAAGCTGTGCTGACAACTATCAGATAA
- a CDS encoding DUF4922 domain-containing protein, with translation MREKIDLFLPCEDIEVAQSALLELHDNKTVQHINLLVSADFAAHHQVPDGCTFVVIDRLESSNTVESIAENTDADYVMICTKTTPIRWGLYALERFLRTADDTGAVMVYSDYYSLIKEDKEAAKVGGKEEKDGTEIHEAKADGAETHKLKAEQEANTGKLIKHPVIDYQSGSLRDDFDFGSLWFIKAQALHDFIAQQDRADYQYAGLYDLRLYLSRMGEIFHLNEFLYTEDELDNRKSGEKQFDYVNPRNREVQIEMEKACTQHLNKVGALIDTSFYRQPDFGEQEFFYEASVIIPVFNREKTIADAVKSALSQKANFKFNVIVVNNHSTDRTGEILDEIAREMEARNDKQAGRLVQIVPERNDLGIGGCWNVAINSEYCGKFAVQLDSDDLYSSPKTLQKIVDAFHNQKAAMMIGSYRMCDFDLNTLPPGLIDHKEWTEENGCNNALRINGLGAPRAFFTPLVRQIQFPNTSYGEDYALGLAFSRRYRIGRIYDELYLCRRWGGNSDAALSIEKVNANNLYKDRLRTMELKARQQMLQGKADIMEDSSISRFFNRQLERWEDARHRYRDLKHVESQTLSDLLKLQWNPARIVSTGAKIDKKTLDERPCFLCEKNRPKVQMSKQIDERFYLLVNPFPILPVHFTIPARKHQPQAIFKNYGEMHRFLSLHSELMVFYNGPKCGASAPDHLHFQAGTSGILPLQNNWQRLSRNLTDIICLNDEEKIAAIRDYTVPAFVIISKSEECDEMLFKRLYSAMPQRGDETEPMMNIVAWRKGDEYISIVIPREKHRPEAYFADGDAQTMVSPGALDMSGLIITPREEDFRKLTEEKAEAILKECGISGEKMECIINKLKAAKEAEESTVTTSTLYNNGKQPNVSVGIVSGQKIHFSLNKPYLAKGEVVTGEQEVEFSEGGVLWNGNQYSSLTFHPQSCDASFSLSDVTIGVNFHWERKETQTFLGTLHFVVESDKICAINELPVEKYLESVISSEMSATSSLELLKAHAVISRSWLLAQMKKRRDVAESGNNFFSFVKKDDMLIRWYDREDHTIFDVCADDHCQRYQGITKETSPHVAEAIRQTKGQILMDGEEICDARFSKCCGGITEEFQYCWENTPKSYLSAVRDIALGIKPKGLKSSMNAECLKDARNTEGLKDGDTENLKGSKALMDSEYRLPDLTQEEEADRWIRSNPPAFCNTTDRKVLSEVLNDYDQETADFYRWKVTLTQEKLQHLLEEKLKMNFGCILDMKAVERGTSGRISKLQIIGTEKTFTIGKELEIRRALSDSHLYSSAFVVDKFDLDENQVPQRFELIGAGWGHGVGLCQIGAAVMGNEGYSYDDILLRYYQGAEIKKIYK, from the coding sequence ATGAGAGAAAAAATAGACCTTTTCTTACCTTGTGAAGACATTGAAGTAGCCCAAAGCGCACTTCTGGAACTTCATGACAACAAGACGGTTCAGCATATCAATCTCCTGGTGAGCGCTGATTTTGCAGCCCATCACCAAGTGCCTGATGGATGCACCTTCGTAGTCATTGACCGATTGGAAAGCAGCAACACGGTAGAAAGCATTGCTGAAAACACCGATGCCGACTATGTGATGATCTGCACAAAGACTACTCCGATCAGATGGGGACTTTATGCCCTGGAACGATTCCTACGCACGGCTGACGATACAGGAGCCGTTATGGTTTACTCCGACTATTATTCCTTGATCAAAGAAGATAAAGAGGCTGCAAAAGTTGGAGGAAAAGAAGAAAAAGATGGAACAGAAATTCATGAAGCAAAAGCGGATGGAGCAGAAACTCATAAACTGAAAGCTGAACAAGAAGCGAATACCGGCAAGCTGATCAAGCATCCGGTTATTGACTACCAGTCTGGTAGCCTTCGCGACGACTTCGATTTCGGAAGCCTCTGGTTCATCAAGGCGCAAGCCCTCCATGACTTCATCGCCCAGCAGGACAGAGCTGACTATCAATATGCGGGTCTCTACGACCTCCGTCTCTACCTGAGTCGCATGGGAGAGATTTTCCATCTCAATGAATTCCTCTATACAGAAGATGAACTCGATAACCGAAAGAGCGGCGAGAAGCAATTCGACTATGTGAACCCTCGCAACAGAGAGGTGCAGATAGAGATGGAAAAGGCTTGCACACAGCATCTCAACAAGGTGGGAGCCCTCATCGATACCAGCTTTTATCGCCAGCCGGATTTCGGCGAACAGGAATTCTTCTACGAGGCTTCTGTGATCATCCCAGTTTTCAACAGAGAGAAAACCATCGCGGATGCCGTGAAGAGTGCGCTGAGCCAGAAAGCCAATTTCAAGTTCAACGTCATCGTGGTCAACAATCATTCTACCGACCGCACTGGCGAGATTCTTGATGAAATCGCTCGTGAGATGGAAGCCAGAAACGACAAGCAGGCGGGGCGGCTCGTACAGATTGTGCCAGAGAGAAACGATCTCGGCATCGGTGGCTGCTGGAATGTAGCCATCAATAGCGAGTACTGTGGCAAGTTTGCAGTCCAGCTGGACAGCGACGACCTCTATTCGTCTCCGAAGACTCTCCAGAAAATCGTAGATGCCTTTCACAACCAGAAGGCAGCGATGATGATCGGCTCGTACCGCATGTGTGACTTCGACCTCAACACCCTGCCTCCAGGACTGATAGACCATAAGGAATGGACCGAGGAAAACGGTTGCAACAACGCACTGCGCATCAACGGATTGGGTGCTCCGAGAGCATTCTTCACACCGCTCGTCAGACAGATACAGTTCCCTAACACGTCTTATGGCGAAGACTACGCCTTAGGACTTGCCTTCTCTCGCCGATACAGAATCGGAAGAATCTATGATGAACTGTACCTCTGCCGCCGCTGGGGAGGCAACAGTGATGCCGCTCTGAGTATCGAAAAGGTGAATGCCAACAATCTCTATAAAGACCGTCTGCGCACGATGGAACTGAAGGCACGCCAGCAGATGCTGCAGGGCAAGGCCGACATTATGGAAGACAGCAGTATCTCACGCTTCTTCAACCGCCAGTTGGAGAGATGGGAGGATGCCCGCCATCGCTACCGCGACCTGAAGCACGTGGAGAGCCAGACTCTCTCCGATCTTCTCAAACTGCAATGGAACCCTGCCCGCATCGTGAGCACAGGTGCCAAGATAGACAAGAAGACCCTCGATGAGCGTCCATGCTTCCTCTGCGAGAAGAACCGTCCGAAGGTACAGATGTCCAAGCAGATAGACGAACGTTTCTACCTGCTGGTCAATCCGTTCCCTATCCTTCCGGTACATTTCACGATTCCGGCACGCAAGCATCAGCCACAGGCCATCTTCAAGAACTATGGCGAGATGCACCGATTCCTGAGTCTGCACAGCGAACTGATGGTATTCTACAACGGTCCGAAGTGCGGTGCCTCGGCTCCAGACCATCTGCATTTCCAGGCAGGAACCAGCGGCATACTTCCCCTGCAGAACAACTGGCAGCGCCTCTCACGCAACCTGACAGATATCATCTGTCTGAACGACGAGGAGAAGATAGCAGCCATCCGCGACTATACCGTTCCAGCCTTCGTGATTATCTCCAAGAGCGAGGAATGCGACGAGATGCTCTTCAAGCGCCTCTACAGTGCGATGCCTCAGCGCGGCGACGAGACTGAGCCGATGATGAACATCGTGGCCTGGCGCAAAGGTGATGAATATATCAGTATCGTGATTCCAAGAGAGAAGCACCGTCCGGAAGCCTACTTTGCCGATGGCGATGCCCAGACCATGGTTTCTCCAGGAGCCCTCGATATGTCGGGACTCATCATCACGCCACGCGAAGAGGATTTCCGCAAGCTCACCGAGGAGAAGGCTGAGGCTATCCTGAAGGAATGCGGCATTTCCGGCGAGAAGATGGAATGCATCATCAATAAGCTGAAGGCTGCCAAGGAGGCTGAGGAAAGTACCGTCACTACTTCCACATTATATAATAACGGCAAGCAGCCGAATGTCTCTGTGGGCATCGTGAGCGGTCAGAAGATTCACTTCTCGCTCAACAAGCCTTACCTTGCCAAGGGCGAAGTGGTTACGGGCGAACAGGAAGTGGAATTCTCCGAGGGAGGTGTGCTCTGGAACGGCAATCAGTACAGTTCGCTTACCTTCCATCCGCAGAGCTGCGATGCCTCCTTCTCACTGAGCGATGTCACTATCGGTGTCAACTTCCACTGGGAACGCAAGGAAACACAGACCTTCTTAGGTACGCTCCATTTTGTGGTAGAATCAGACAAGATCTGCGCCATCAACGAGCTTCCTGTAGAGAAGTATCTGGAGAGCGTGATATCCAGCGAGATGAGTGCCACCTCCAGTCTTGAACTCCTCAAGGCGCATGCCGTGATTTCCCGTTCATGGCTCCTGGCACAGATGAAAAAGCGCAGAGACGTGGCTGAGAGCGGCAACAATTTTTTCTCTTTTGTCAAGAAAGACGACATGCTCATCCGCTGGTACGACCGCGAAGACCACACCATCTTTGATGTCTGCGCCGACGACCACTGCCAGCGCTACCAGGGCATCACCAAGGAGACTTCTCCGCATGTGGCAGAAGCTATCCGCCAGACCAAGGGACAGATTCTGATGGATGGCGAGGAAATCTGCGATGCCCGATTCTCCAAGTGCTGCGGCGGTATCACCGAGGAATTCCAATATTGCTGGGAGAACACGCCTAAGAGTTATCTCTCTGCTGTGAGGGATATTGCTTTGGGAATCAAGCCGAAAGGACTGAAGAGTTCTATGAATGCCGAGTGCTTGAAGGACGCAAGAAATACAGAGGGACTGAAGGATGGAGATACTGAGAACTTGAAGGGTTCAAAGGCTCTGATGGATTCTGAATACAGACTTCCTGACTTGACTCAGGAGGAAGAGGCTGACCGCTGGATCCGCTCCAACCCGCCTGCTTTCTGCAATACTACAGACAGAAAGGTGCTCTCGGAAGTATTAAACGACTACGACCAGGAGACTGCTGATTTTTACCGCTGGAAGGTGACGCTGACTCAGGAGAAACTGCAGCACCTACTCGAAGAGAAACTGAAGATGAACTTCGGCTGCATCCTCGACATGAAGGCTGTGGAACGCGGTACGAGCGGACGCATCAGCAAACTGCAGATTATCGGTACCGAAAAGACTTTCACCATCGGCAAGGAGCTGGAAATACGCAGAGCCTTGAGCGACAGCCATCTCTACAGTTCGGCTTTCGTGGTAGATAAGTTTGATCTGGACGAGAACCAGGTTCCTCAGCGCTTCGAACTGATCGGAGCCGGATGGGGACACGGAGTGGGTCTCTGTCAGATAGGTGCTGCCGTGATGGGCAACGAAGGATACTCCTACGATGACATCCTGCTGAGATACTATCAGGGAGCAGAAATCAAGAAAATCTACAAGTAA
- a CDS encoding L-threonylcarbamoyladenylate synthase gives MTQQEDIKNAIECMRKGGVILYPTDTVWGIGCDATNPEAVAKVYKIKQRDDSKALICLVDSADRMARYFRNVPQVAWDFIDVAMPVKPTTIILDDATGVANNLVAEDGSLAMRVTFESFSKELCYRFQKPIVSTSANVSGEPAAQNYRDIVPELLEQVDYVCWTRRQEHKPHTPSSIVKIAKNGEVTIIR, from the coding sequence ATGACTCAACAGGAAGATATTAAGAATGCAATAGAATGCATGCGCAAGGGTGGAGTGATTCTCTATCCTACAGATACCGTTTGGGGTATCGGTTGTGACGCTACTAACCCAGAGGCAGTGGCAAAGGTTTACAAAATAAAGCAGCGCGACGACAGTAAGGCGCTTATCTGTCTGGTGGATAGTGCAGACCGTATGGCGCGTTATTTCCGCAATGTGCCTCAGGTGGCTTGGGATTTCATCGATGTAGCCATGCCTGTGAAGCCAACTACCATCATCCTCGATGATGCTACGGGTGTAGCCAACAATCTGGTGGCAGAGGATGGCAGTCTTGCCATGCGAGTAACTTTCGAGTCTTTCAGCAAGGAACTCTGTTATCGCTTCCAGAAGCCTATTGTGAGCACCAGTGCCAATGTGAGTGGTGAGCCTGCAGCGCAGAACTATCGTGATATTGTCCCAGAATTGTTGGAGCAAGTAGATTATGTATGCTGGACCCGTCGCCAGGAGCATAAGCCTCACACTCCATCCAGCATCGTGAAGATAGCCAAGAATGGAGAGGTGACGATTATCCGATAA
- a CDS encoding chloride channel protein yields the protein MIDEMAEKPGAIAKMVAWQKEHISDRQMTLILAFVIGLLASVAGFFLHSIVHEIQILLTSGFEKSTYNLLFLLFPIVGIYLTSLFIKYVVRDNISHGITRVLYAISTKQSKLKGHNCWSSVVASGITIGFGGSVGAEAPIVLTGSAIGSNLGQIFRMDKKTMILLVGCGASAAIAGIFKAPIAGLVFTLEVLMVDLSMASLLPILISCVTATCFSYILMGEKSLFDFTLTDPWELDRVPACILLGVFCGFVSLYFMRTMSACEGFFAKLKQYPYVKLLFGGIILSSLIFLFPSLYGEGYSAVNILLKGRTEADWDMVMSNSLFYGHSQLLVLYIGLVTFTKVFATSATNGSGGCGGTFAPSLFIGGFAGFFFARIWNIYKLGVYIPEQNFTLMGMAGVMTGVMHAPLTGIFLIAELTGGYLLFIPLMIVCICSLLTISIFESHSIYALRLAREGKLLTHHIDKAALTLMGMQSVVEKDYHPVSPDLPMGKLVSEISRSNNNFLPVVNQAGVLLGIIDITRIRHIIFRSELYTRFKVKQLMLQPSAVLSDHEPMQEVMKKFDETDAAQLPVVDVNGVLKGYISRTRLYSTYRQIVADMSAE from the coding sequence ATGATAGATGAAATGGCAGAAAAACCGGGCGCAATAGCCAAAATGGTAGCGTGGCAGAAGGAGCATATCTCCGATCGCCAGATGACGCTTATCCTGGCTTTTGTCATCGGTCTGCTTGCCTCCGTTGCCGGATTTTTCCTGCATAGTATCGTGCACGAGATACAGATATTGCTCACTTCGGGTTTTGAGAAAAGCACCTACAATCTGCTTTTTCTCTTGTTTCCTATCGTGGGTATCTATCTTACCTCGCTCTTTATCAAGTATGTGGTGCGAGACAATATCTCTCATGGTATCACGAGAGTGCTCTATGCGATTTCTACCAAGCAGTCGAAGCTGAAGGGCCACAACTGCTGGTCGTCGGTAGTAGCTTCTGGTATCACCATTGGATTCGGTGGATCAGTAGGAGCCGAGGCGCCGATTGTGCTCACGGGTTCAGCCATCGGAAGTAATCTGGGACAGATATTCCGCATGGACAAGAAAACGATGATACTGCTCGTAGGATGCGGTGCGAGTGCCGCCATTGCTGGTATCTTCAAAGCCCCAATCGCAGGTCTCGTCTTCACGCTTGAGGTGCTGATGGTAGATCTCTCGATGGCATCATTGCTGCCTATCCTCATCTCCTGTGTTACGGCCACCTGTTTCAGTTATATCCTGATGGGTGAAAAATCGCTCTTCGATTTCACGCTTACCGACCCATGGGAGCTCGACCGTGTGCCGGCGTGCATCCTGCTGGGCGTATTCTGCGGTTTCGTGAGTCTCTACTTCATGAGAACCATGTCGGCCTGCGAGGGATTCTTCGCCAAGTTGAAGCAGTATCCGTATGTCAAACTGCTCTTCGGAGGCATCATCCTGAGCAGTCTCATCTTCCTCTTCCCATCGCTCTATGGCGAGGGATATTCGGCAGTCAACATCCTGCTGAAGGGTAGAACAGAGGCCGACTGGGACATGGTGATGAGCAATTCGCTCTTCTATGGTCACAGTCAGTTGCTCGTGCTATATATCGGACTGGTAACCTTCACCAAGGTGTTTGCCACCTCAGCAACCAATGGTTCCGGCGGTTGTGGTGGAACCTTTGCTCCATCGCTTTTCATCGGCGGTTTTGCTGGCTTCTTCTTCGCCCGCATCTGGAACATCTACAAGTTAGGCGTCTATATCCCCGAGCAGAACTTTACGCTGATGGGCATGGCAGGCGTGATGACGGGCGTGATGCATGCACCGCTGACGGGCATCTTCCTGATAGCCGAACTGACAGGCGGTTACCTGCTTTTCATCCCACTGATGATCGTGTGCATCTGCTCGCTGCTTACCATCAGCATCTTCGAGAGCCACAGTATCTATGCGCTTCGACTGGCAAGGGAAGGCAAGTTGCTTACCCACCATATCGACAAGGCTGCCCTCACGCTGATGGGTATGCAGAGCGTGGTGGAGAAGGACTATCATCCGGTAAGTCCCGACCTGCCGATGGGCAAGTTGGTGTCAGAAATCAGTCGCAGCAACAACAATTTCCTTCCGGTAGTCAATCAGGCTGGCGTCTTGCTGGGCATCATCGATATCACCCGCATCCGTCACATCATCTTCCGTTCGGAACTCTACACGCGCTTCAAGGTAAAGCAGCTGATGCTCCAGCCTTCAGCCGTGCTCAGCGATCACGAACCGATGCAGGAAGTGATGAAGAAATTTGACGAGACCGATGCCGCCCAGTTGCCTGTAGTGGATGTGAACGGCGTGCTGAAGGGATATATCAGCCGTACCCGCCTTTATTCGACTTATCGCCAGATTGTGGCGGATATGTCGGCGGAGTAA
- the fmt gene encoding methionyl-tRNA formyltransferase, translated as MEKKDLRIVFMGTPEFAVESLKSLVEGGYNVVAVVTQPDKPVGRHQDTLQPSQVKQYALSKGLPVLQPVKMKDPEFVEQLRSYQADLQVVVAFRMLPEVVWDMPRFGTFNVHAALLPQYRGAAPINWAVINGETETGVTTFFLDHDIDTGRIIMQKPFAIPDDADVEYVYDGLMHLGAEIAVETIDRLIASDGNIDSMPQDEMITTDTVLHSAPKIFKDTCRIDFNQPAKKVYDFIRGLSPYPGAWTEIQKEGGKAQVLKVFKTSKTGKAVAGSSANAAAVENVASSKNVASSVVGTLRVEGKSLQIACADEWLQLDTIQISGKKRMEARDFLNGMRDIEQYRSI; from the coding sequence ATGGAGAAAAAAGATTTAAGAATCGTATTTATGGGAACCCCGGAGTTTGCGGTGGAATCCCTCAAGAGCCTTGTAGAAGGCGGATATAATGTGGTGGCTGTAGTAACCCAGCCCGACAAACCGGTGGGTCGCCATCAGGATACTCTTCAGCCTTCGCAGGTCAAGCAATATGCCTTGTCGAAGGGCTTGCCAGTATTGCAGCCGGTGAAGATGAAGGATCCGGAATTTGTAGAGCAGTTGCGCAGTTATCAGGCCGACCTGCAGGTGGTGGTAGCTTTCCGAATGCTGCCAGAGGTGGTATGGGATATGCCTCGCTTCGGCACCTTCAATGTGCATGCAGCCCTTCTTCCTCAGTATCGCGGTGCTGCCCCTATCAACTGGGCTGTCATCAATGGTGAGACGGAGACTGGTGTCACCACTTTCTTCCTCGACCACGATATCGATACCGGTCGCATCATCATGCAGAAGCCATTCGCCATCCCCGACGATGCCGATGTAGAGTATGTTTATGACGGACTGATGCACTTAGGCGCTGAGATAGCCGTAGAGACCATCGACCGCCTGATAGCATCCGACGGTAATATCGACTCTATGCCGCAGGACGAGATGATCACGACAGACACCGTGCTTCATTCTGCTCCGAAAATTTTCAAGGATACCTGCCGTATCGATTTCAATCAGCCAGCCAAGAAGGTGTATGACTTCATCCGTGGTCTTTCGCCATATCCAGGCGCCTGGACCGAGATTCAGAAGGAAGGCGGTAAGGCGCAGGTGCTGAAAGTATTCAAGACTTCCAAAACCGGAAAGGCAGTTGCCGGTTCTTCTGCAAACGCCGCTGCAGTAGAGAATGTCGCTTCTTCAAAGAATGTCGCTTCTTCTGTAGTAGGAACTTTGAGAGTAGAAGGCAAGAGCCTGCAAATAGCTTGTGCAGACGAATGGCTCCAGCTCGACACAATCCAGATTAGTGGCAAAAAGAGAATGGAAGCCCGTGATTTCCTCAACGGAATGAGAGATATCGAGCAGTACAGAAGTATTTAA